A section of the Saccharopolyspora gregorii genome encodes:
- a CDS encoding response regulator transcription factor produces the protein MVDAKAPSARVLVVDDEPNILELLTAALRLSGFEVRGAASGAEALRAASDFRPHIVVLDVMLPDQDGFTVARRLREGGDAVPVLFLTARDAVEDRIAGLTAGGDDYVTKPFSLDEVVLRLRAILRRAQPEQVAEPDSRLRYQDLELDEETYEVRRAGQLVNLSPTEFKLLRYLLINAEKVVSKGQILDRVWNYEFGGDSRIVESYISYLRRKVDFTRPALIHTIRGVGYVLRIPPEERPRC, from the coding sequence GTGGTTGATGCGAAGGCGCCGTCGGCGCGCGTACTGGTCGTCGATGACGAGCCGAACATCCTGGAACTGCTCACCGCCGCCCTGCGGCTGAGCGGTTTCGAGGTGCGCGGCGCCGCCAGCGGCGCCGAGGCGTTGCGCGCCGCGAGCGATTTCCGCCCGCACATCGTGGTGCTGGACGTGATGCTGCCGGACCAGGACGGCTTCACGGTGGCGCGGCGGCTGCGCGAGGGCGGGGACGCGGTGCCGGTGCTGTTCCTGACGGCGCGGGACGCGGTGGAGGACCGGATCGCGGGGCTCACCGCGGGCGGCGACGACTACGTGACGAAGCCGTTCAGCCTGGACGAGGTGGTGCTGCGGTTGCGCGCGATCCTGCGCCGCGCCCAGCCGGAGCAGGTCGCCGAACCGGATTCGCGGCTGCGCTACCAGGACCTGGAGCTGGACGAGGAGACTTACGAGGTGCGGCGAGCCGGGCAGCTGGTGAACCTGTCTCCGACGGAGTTCAAGCTGCTGCGCTACCTGCTGATCAACGCGGAGAAGGTGGTCAGCAAGGGCCAGATCCTGGACCGGGTGTGGAACTACGAGTTCGGCGGGGACAGCCGCATCGTCGAGTCCTACATCAGCTACCTGCGCCGCAAGGTCGACTTCACCCGGCCCGCGCTGATCCACACGATCCGCGGCGTCGGCTACGTGCTGCGCATCCCGCCGGAGGAGCGACCCCGATGCTGA
- the kdpA gene encoding potassium-transporting ATPase subunit KdpA, whose product MSSLAVGLTQVGLLVLALAVCYRPLGDHMARAYTDDRHWRVERGLYRVLRVDGDAGQRWTTYAASVLAFTFASVVLLYLLQRLQGFLPLDFGRGPVDPATAFNTAVSFATNTNWQSSVPEQVLGHTVQLAGLTVQNFLSAAVGMAVAVALVRGFTRSGTDRIGNFWVDLTRGVVRILLPIAAVAAVLLVGLGAAMSFAPGLHVVGLDGQQHTIATAPVASQEAIKDLGTNGGGVLNANSAHPFANPDGVSNLLQIFLILLIPVSLTRTFGTVVGDRRQGHVLLSVMAGLFTAMLAVVWWAEAHPNGPAALAAGGALEGKEARFGTYLSGLFAVATTGTSTGAVNSTHDSFSGLGGGAVLLNMLLGEVAPGGVGSGLYGILVLSVLAVFLAGLMVGRTPEYLGKKLGRREITAAALSILVMPALVLVGTGVAIALPATSGAMANPGAHGLSEVLYAYASAANNNGSAFAGLTATSGFFQTTLALAMLFGRLLPIMAVLMLAGALARQRRVPPGAGTLPTTGPLFAGLLAGTVVLVAALTFLPALALGPIAEALA is encoded by the coding sequence ATGTCCTCCCTCGCGGTCGGCCTCACCCAGGTCGGCCTCCTCGTCCTCGCCCTGGCGGTCTGCTACCGGCCGCTCGGCGACCACATGGCGCGCGCCTACACCGACGACCGGCACTGGCGGGTGGAGCGCGGGCTCTACCGGGTGCTGCGCGTCGACGGCGACGCCGGGCAGCGCTGGACGACCTACGCGGCCTCGGTGCTCGCGTTCACGTTCGCCTCCGTCGTGCTGCTGTACCTGCTGCAGCGGTTGCAGGGCTTCCTGCCGCTGGACTTCGGGCGCGGCCCGGTCGACCCGGCCACCGCGTTCAACACCGCGGTCAGCTTCGCCACCAACACCAACTGGCAGTCCTCCGTGCCGGAGCAGGTGCTCGGGCACACCGTGCAGCTCGCCGGGCTCACCGTGCAGAACTTCCTGTCCGCCGCGGTCGGCATGGCCGTCGCCGTCGCGCTGGTGCGCGGGTTCACCCGCTCCGGCACCGACCGGATCGGGAACTTCTGGGTGGACCTCACCCGCGGCGTGGTGCGGATCCTGCTGCCCATCGCGGCGGTGGCGGCGGTGCTGCTGGTGGGGCTCGGTGCGGCGATGAGCTTCGCGCCCGGCCTGCACGTCGTCGGCCTCGACGGGCAGCAGCACACCATCGCCACCGCGCCCGTCGCGAGCCAGGAGGCCATCAAGGACCTCGGCACCAACGGCGGCGGCGTGCTCAACGCGAACTCCGCGCACCCGTTCGCGAACCCGGACGGGGTCAGCAACCTGCTGCAGATCTTCCTGATCCTGCTGATCCCGGTGAGCCTGACCCGCACCTTCGGCACCGTGGTCGGCGACCGCAGGCAGGGCCACGTCCTGCTGTCGGTGATGGCCGGGCTGTTCACCGCGATGCTGGCCGTCGTGTGGTGGGCCGAGGCGCACCCGAACGGCCCGGCGGCGCTCGCCGCGGGCGGCGCGCTGGAGGGCAAGGAGGCGCGCTTCGGCACCTACCTGTCCGGGCTGTTCGCCGTCGCCACCACCGGGACCTCCACCGGCGCGGTGAACTCGACGCACGACAGCTTCAGCGGGCTCGGCGGCGGGGCGGTGCTGCTGAACATGCTGCTCGGCGAGGTCGCGCCCGGCGGCGTCGGCTCCGGGCTGTACGGCATCCTCGTGCTGTCGGTGCTCGCCGTGTTCCTGGCCGGGCTGATGGTGGGGCGCACCCCCGAATACCTGGGCAAGAAGCTCGGCCGCCGGGAGATCACCGCCGCCGCGCTGTCGATCCTGGTGATGCCCGCGCTGGTGCTGGTGGGCACCGGCGTCGCCATCGCGCTGCCCGCCACGTCCGGGGCGATGGCGAACCCGGGGGCGCACGGGCTCAGCGAAGTGCTCTACGCGTACGCGTCGGCCGCGAACAACAACGGCAGCGCGTTCGCCGGGCTCACCGCGACCTCCGGCTTCTTCCAGACCACCCTGGCGCTGGCCATGCTGTTCGGCAGGCTGCTGCCGATCATGGCGGTGCTGATGCTGGCCGGGGCGCTCGCCCGCCAGCGGCGCGTCCCGCCCGGTGCGGGGACGCTGCCCACCACCGGGCCGCTGTTCGCAGGCCTGCTCGCAGGCACCGTCGTCCTCGTCGCCGCGCTGACGTTCCTGCCCGCGCTGGCGCTCGGCCCGATCGCGGAGGCCCTGGCATGA
- a CDS encoding glycosyltransferase, producing the protein MPQGSVETARRGAMARETATVDLVIPVYNEERSLPGCLHVLRDHLEHDFPFNWTITVVDNASTDGTLRVAHELAESMPNVRVLHLDRKGRGLALRTAWGYSDADVVVYMDVDLSTGLDGLLPLVAPLVNGHSDLAIGSRLAPGSRTIRGAKRELISRAYNKVIRWTHGARFSDAQCGFKAARTDVIRPLLRKVEDDSWFFDTELLLLAEHNGLRVHEVPVDWVEDVDTRVNVTKTATDDLAGLLRVARAKLTGAATVEGLPRRPEPRAAHPQAVLAERENGLLWQLFSFGIIGILSTVATSVLYALLRSWWPPLVANLVALTVTTLWNTEANRRFTFVGRAASSGRVHVQGLVVFALYYVVTSGALLALDAAVPDASRWLEVLVLVASSVVGTALRFVLLRSWVFRPRTPQPTPVPSSEKEAA; encoded by the coding sequence ATGCCGCAAGGAAGTGTCGAGACCGCGCGCCGGGGGGCGATGGCGCGCGAGACGGCGACGGTCGATCTGGTGATCCCGGTCTACAACGAGGAACGTTCGCTGCCCGGGTGCCTACACGTGCTCCGGGACCACCTCGAGCACGACTTCCCGTTCAACTGGACGATCACGGTCGTCGACAACGCCAGCACCGACGGGACGCTGCGCGTCGCCCACGAGCTGGCCGAGTCGATGCCCAACGTGCGGGTGCTGCACCTGGACCGCAAGGGCCGGGGACTGGCGCTGCGCACCGCGTGGGGCTACAGCGACGCGGACGTGGTGGTCTACATGGACGTGGACCTCTCCACCGGGCTGGACGGGCTGCTGCCGCTGGTGGCGCCGCTGGTCAACGGGCATTCGGACCTGGCCATCGGGTCCCGGCTGGCGCCGGGCTCGCGCACCATCCGCGGGGCGAAGCGGGAGCTGATCTCGCGGGCCTACAACAAGGTGATCCGCTGGACGCACGGCGCGCGGTTCTCCGACGCGCAGTGCGGGTTCAAGGCGGCGCGCACCGACGTGATCCGGCCGCTGCTGCGCAAGGTCGAGGACGATTCCTGGTTCTTCGACACCGAACTCCTGCTGCTGGCCGAGCACAACGGGCTGCGGGTGCACGAGGTGCCGGTGGACTGGGTCGAGGACGTCGACACCCGCGTCAACGTCACCAAGACCGCCACCGACGACCTCGCCGGGCTGCTGCGGGTGGCGCGGGCGAAGCTGACCGGCGCCGCCACCGTCGAGGGCCTGCCGCGGCGACCGGAACCGCGCGCCGCGCACCCGCAGGCGGTGCTCGCGGAGCGGGAGAACGGCCTGCTGTGGCAGCTGTTCTCCTTCGGCATCATCGGAATCCTGTCCACAGTGGCCACGTCGGTGCTGTACGCGCTGCTGCGGTCGTGGTGGCCGCCGCTGGTGGCGAACCTGGTGGCGCTGACCGTGACGACCCTGTGGAACACCGAGGCGAACCGCCGGTTCACCTTCGTCGGGCGGGCCGCGTCGTCCGGGCGGGTGCACGTGCAGGGGCTGGTGGTGTTCGCCCTGTACTACGTGGTGACCTCCGGCGCGCTGCTGGCGCTCGACGCCGCGGTTCCGGACGCCTCCCGCTGGCTGGAGGTGCTGGTGCTGGTCGCCTCCTCGGTCGTCGGCACCGCGCTGCGCTTCGTACTGCTGCGCTCCTGGGTGTTCCGCCCGAGGACGCCGCAGCCCACTCCCGTTCCCTCCTCCGAAAAGGAAGCAGCATGA
- the asnB gene encoding asparagine synthase (glutamine-hydrolyzing), with product MCGISGWIDFRRDLTREQPVIDAMCDTMACRGPDGAGTWVQPHAALGHRRLAIIDLPGGAQPMEVDTPDGKVGLVYSGEAYNFTELRDELRRRGHRFDTDSDTEVVLHGYLEWGADVAEKLNGMYAFAVWDTRTEQLLLIRDRMGIKPLYYQQTENGLLFGSEPKAILANPEVEKVVDADGLRELFSVTKSPGRAIWQGMREVVPGTVVTFDRNGLREHTYWSLDAVEHTDDQEASVAHVRELLDDIVRRQLVADVPRCLLLSGGLDSSALTALSAQQLAAQGEKVRSFAVDFVGQTENFQPDEMRATPDGPFVQDVHKHVGSQHQDIVLDPQALADPAVRRAAVQSRDFPMGLGDMDNSLYLLFKAIRGHSTVALSGESADEVFGGYKWFHDPKVQQARTFPWLAAFNTQQAEGPRVLDKSVADTLDIPGYISSEYEAAIAGMPTLDSDSPFEAKMREISYLHLTRFVRMLLDRKDRMSMAVGLEVRVPFCDHRLVEYVFNAPWSLKTYDGREKSLLRGASADVLPKSVVDRVKSPYPSTQDPAYAAELQKQVKELISNGDRALELLNADWVREAANLDPSEVDTPTRNVFERALDVSTWFDLHNPTVKL from the coding sequence ATGTGCGGCATCTCCGGCTGGATCGATTTCCGCCGAGACCTCACCCGGGAACAGCCGGTCATCGACGCGATGTGCGACACGATGGCCTGCCGCGGGCCGGACGGGGCGGGAACCTGGGTCCAGCCGCACGCGGCGCTCGGCCACCGGCGGCTCGCCATCATCGACCTGCCCGGCGGCGCCCAGCCGATGGAGGTCGACACCCCTGACGGCAAGGTCGGGCTCGTCTACAGCGGTGAGGCCTACAACTTCACCGAGCTGCGCGACGAACTCCGCCGCCGCGGCCACCGCTTCGACACCGACTCCGACACCGAGGTCGTGCTGCACGGCTACCTGGAGTGGGGCGCCGACGTCGCCGAGAAGCTCAACGGCATGTACGCCTTCGCCGTCTGGGACACCCGCACCGAGCAGCTGCTGCTGATCCGCGACCGGATGGGCATCAAGCCGCTGTACTACCAGCAGACCGAGAACGGCCTGCTGTTCGGCTCCGAGCCGAAGGCGATCCTGGCCAACCCCGAGGTGGAGAAGGTCGTCGACGCCGACGGGCTGCGCGAGCTGTTCTCCGTCACCAAGTCCCCCGGCCGGGCCATCTGGCAGGGCATGCGCGAGGTCGTGCCCGGCACCGTCGTCACCTTCGACCGCAACGGCCTGCGCGAGCACACCTACTGGAGCCTCGACGCCGTCGAGCACACCGACGACCAGGAAGCCAGCGTCGCGCACGTCCGCGAACTGCTCGACGACATCGTGCGCCGCCAGCTCGTCGCCGACGTGCCGCGGTGCCTGCTGCTCTCCGGTGGCCTCGACTCCAGCGCGCTGACCGCGCTGTCCGCCCAGCAGCTCGCCGCGCAGGGCGAGAAGGTCCGCAGCTTCGCCGTGGACTTCGTCGGCCAGACCGAGAACTTCCAGCCCGACGAGATGCGCGCGACCCCCGACGGCCCGTTCGTGCAGGACGTGCACAAGCACGTCGGCTCGCAGCACCAGGACATCGTGCTCGACCCGCAGGCCCTCGCCGACCCGGCCGTGCGCCGCGCCGCCGTGCAGTCCCGGGACTTCCCGATGGGCCTCGGCGACATGGACAACTCGCTGTACCTGCTGTTCAAGGCCATCCGCGGCCATTCGACCGTGGCGTTGTCCGGCGAGTCCGCCGACGAGGTCTTCGGCGGCTACAAGTGGTTCCACGACCCGAAGGTGCAGCAGGCGCGCACCTTCCCGTGGCTGGCCGCCTTCAACACCCAGCAGGCCGAGGGACCGCGCGTCCTGGACAAGTCGGTCGCCGACACCCTCGACATCCCCGGCTACATCAGCTCGGAGTACGAGGCGGCCATCGCGGGCATGCCCACGCTCGACTCGGACAGCCCGTTCGAGGCGAAGATGCGGGAGATCAGCTACCTGCACCTGACCCGCTTCGTGCGGATGCTGCTGGACCGCAAGGACCGGATGTCGATGGCCGTGGGCCTGGAGGTCCGCGTCCCGTTCTGCGACCACCGGCTCGTCGAGTACGTGTTCAACGCGCCCTGGTCGCTCAAGACCTACGACGGCCGGGAGAAGAGCCTGCTGCGCGGCGCCTCCGCCGACGTGCTGCCGAAGTCCGTGGTGGACCGGGTGAAGAGCCCGTACCCGTCGACCCAGGACCCGGCCTACGCCGCCGAGCTGCAGAAGCAGGTCAAGGAGCTCATCTCGAACGGCGACCGGGCGCTGGAACTGCTCAACGCCGACTGGGTGCGCGAGGCCGCGAACCTCGATCCGTCCGAAGTGGACACCCCGACACGGAATGTGTTCGAGCGCGCGCTGGACGTCTCCACCTGGTTCGACCTGCACAACCCGACCGTCAAGCTCTGA
- a CDS encoding sensor histidine kinase: protein MLTRMRRFTRTLRGRLLLLLIGATVTGLVAMGFASQLLLRDSLMDKLDGRLHEMARPWLDDRPRPMPGEGPEDHGSGPRLPTEFRALLFDEEGRLWSVAGPTETDPRQPMIRRPGPVGEIITVPDRSGGSDWRVLTESRPNGERVALALSTGDVNQTLQWLTIIELVVGGIVVVLLAAASMVTVRLGLRPLTRIEHTAHAIATGDLERRVADQDPSTETGRLGAALNTMLGRLVAALQQREQSEHRLRRFVADASHELRTPLTSIRGFAELYRRSESPGEQDVRMMMSRIESEAVRMGALVEDLLLLARLDRERTIDLVDLDLVPLATDIAGDARVRDPGREIELVVPERAVRVLGDGPRLRQVLTNLMTNALVHTTPGTPVRVEVAHGSVRDGVFAAGAEVRPGTAMGVVSISDAGPGIPPEHAQRIFDRFYRVDDGRERSEGGTGLGLAITAAIAEAHNGRVELATSPSGSTFRLLIPLS, encoded by the coding sequence ATGCTGACCCGGATGCGCCGGTTCACCCGCACCTTGCGCGGCAGGTTGTTGCTGCTGCTGATCGGCGCGACGGTGACCGGCCTGGTGGCGATGGGCTTCGCCAGCCAGCTGCTGCTGCGGGATTCGCTGATGGACAAGCTGGACGGGCGGCTGCACGAGATGGCGCGGCCGTGGCTGGACGACCGGCCGCGCCCGATGCCCGGCGAGGGACCGGAGGACCACGGCTCGGGGCCGCGGCTGCCCACCGAGTTCCGGGCGCTGCTGTTCGACGAGGAAGGCCGGTTGTGGTCGGTGGCCGGTCCGACGGAGACCGATCCGCGGCAGCCGATGATCCGCCGGCCGGGTCCGGTCGGCGAGATCATCACGGTGCCGGACCGCTCCGGCGGCTCGGATTGGCGGGTGCTCACCGAGAGCCGGCCGAACGGGGAGAGGGTGGCGCTGGCGCTGTCCACCGGCGACGTCAACCAGACCTTGCAGTGGCTGACCATCATCGAGCTGGTGGTGGGCGGGATCGTGGTGGTGCTGCTGGCGGCGGCGTCGATGGTGACGGTGCGGCTAGGGTTGCGGCCGCTGACCCGCATCGAGCACACCGCGCACGCCATCGCCACCGGTGACCTGGAGCGCCGCGTCGCCGACCAGGACCCGAGCACGGAGACGGGCCGGCTGGGCGCGGCGCTGAACACGATGCTGGGCAGGCTGGTGGCCGCGCTGCAGCAGCGGGAGCAGTCCGAGCACCGGCTGCGCCGGTTCGTCGCGGACGCCTCGCACGAGCTGCGCACCCCGCTGACCTCCATCCGCGGTTTCGCAGAGCTGTACCGGCGCAGCGAGTCGCCGGGGGAGCAGGACGTGCGGATGATGATGTCCCGCATCGAGAGCGAAGCGGTGCGGATGGGCGCGCTGGTGGAGGACCTGCTGCTGCTGGCCCGCCTGGACCGGGAGCGCACGATCGACCTGGTGGACCTGGACCTGGTGCCGCTGGCCACCGACATCGCGGGCGACGCGCGGGTGCGGGACCCGGGTCGCGAGATCGAGCTGGTGGTGCCGGAGCGCGCGGTGCGGGTGCTGGGGGACGGCCCGCGGTTGCGGCAGGTGCTGACGAACCTGATGACGAACGCGCTGGTGCACACGACGCCGGGCACGCCGGTGCGGGTGGAGGTGGCGCACGGTTCGGTGCGCGACGGGGTGTTCGCGGCGGGAGCCGAGGTGCGGCCGGGCACCGCGATGGGCGTGGTGTCGATCAGCGATGCCGGGCCGGGGATCCCGCCGGAGCACGCGCAGCGGATCTTCGACCGGTTCTACCGGGTGGACGACGGGCGCGAGCGCTCGGAGGGCGGCACCGGCCTGGGCCTGGCGATCACCGCGGCGATCGCGGAGGCGCACAACGGCCGGGTGGAGCTGGCCACGAGCCCGTCCGGTTCGACCTTCCGCCTGCTGATCCCGTTGAGCTGA
- a CDS encoding ArnT family glycosyltransferase produces MTTVALGAPAADAVDAPRRRRWQPFALGAICLLAAVLYAWGIGSSWGNTYYSAAVKSMSQSFENFLFGSFDPAGVVTVDKPPMALWVQVASAKIFGFSRFAVLFPQVVMGVAGVFLLHRVVRRWAGEHAALLAALVMALTPITVAINRDNNPDTLLVLLVLGAAYALTQAVSAERASRATWWLVGAAALVGCGFLTKMLQAWMLLPVFIAVYLVGRQAPWGRKALDLVAAAVTVLVTSFWWVAATVLWPSPKPYIGGSEDGSALDLIFGYNGFGRIFGGEGNGGGGGSSSGGGPGGGGGGFSGESGLLRFANEQLAGQISWLFPLCALVLVSVVVGAVLRRRAGEPGDRFEAAGWVLWGGWLVFIWLMFSFAQGTMHPYYTTMLAPAVGAVAGAGLVRFWKSYRSGAGKGWLLLPLGVVLTVAWAAVLVFRNADWNGWAGYLAIGLGVLAVLALLLGRGKGAVGTVALTLSLAAVLAVPSVWSAATAFASDGGGGMGGANPTAGPSTGMGGPGGGGPGGGPGGMPGRDGQDSRGQDGSDQNAQGSQDRGSRPGGGRSGGGPGGMSDESLTDEQQSLLAYVTAQAGDREIPLAVEGGAHGASSYIINSDVRVIGMGGFTGSDDAPSVVQLTSWQEAGQLGFVQLGGMGGPGGGGPGGGGPGGTSGQRSQDGQNQDDQAQDAQDGRSQGGGMPGGQGGAATERQEWVEQNCTLVDAATYGGTGSEQDGQSSGGLYDCRG; encoded by the coding sequence ATGACCACGGTCGCACTCGGCGCACCCGCAGCGGACGCCGTCGACGCACCCCGGCGGAGGCGGTGGCAGCCGTTCGCGCTCGGCGCGATCTGCCTGCTCGCCGCGGTCCTCTACGCGTGGGGGATCGGCTCGTCCTGGGGTAACACGTACTACTCGGCGGCGGTCAAGTCGATGTCGCAGAGCTTCGAGAACTTCCTGTTCGGGTCGTTCGACCCGGCCGGGGTGGTCACCGTGGACAAGCCGCCGATGGCGCTGTGGGTCCAGGTGGCGTCCGCGAAGATCTTCGGCTTCAGCCGGTTCGCGGTGCTGTTCCCGCAGGTCGTGATGGGCGTGGCCGGGGTGTTCCTGCTGCACCGCGTGGTGCGCCGGTGGGCGGGGGAGCACGCCGCGCTGCTGGCGGCGCTGGTCATGGCGCTGACGCCGATCACGGTGGCGATCAACCGGGACAACAACCCGGACACGCTGCTGGTGCTGCTGGTGCTGGGCGCCGCCTACGCGCTGACCCAGGCCGTCTCGGCGGAGCGCGCCTCCCGCGCGACCTGGTGGCTGGTGGGTGCGGCGGCGCTGGTCGGCTGCGGATTCCTGACGAAGATGTTGCAGGCGTGGATGCTGCTGCCGGTGTTCATCGCGGTGTACCTGGTGGGGCGGCAGGCGCCCTGGGGGCGCAAGGCGCTGGACCTGGTGGCGGCCGCGGTGACCGTGCTGGTCACCTCGTTCTGGTGGGTGGCGGCGACGGTGCTGTGGCCGTCGCCGAAGCCCTACATCGGGGGCAGCGAGGACGGCTCCGCGCTGGACCTGATCTTCGGCTACAACGGGTTCGGCCGGATCTTCGGCGGCGAGGGCAACGGCGGTGGCGGGGGCTCCTCCTCGGGCGGTGGTCCTGGCGGTGGCGGCGGCGGGTTCTCCGGTGAGTCCGGGCTGCTGCGGTTCGCGAACGAGCAGCTCGCCGGGCAGATCAGCTGGCTGTTCCCGCTGTGCGCGCTGGTGCTGGTCTCCGTCGTGGTGGGGGCGGTGCTGCGGCGCCGCGCCGGGGAGCCGGGCGATCGGTTCGAGGCCGCGGGCTGGGTGCTGTGGGGCGGCTGGCTGGTGTTCATCTGGCTGATGTTCAGCTTCGCCCAGGGCACGATGCACCCGTACTACACGACGATGCTGGCGCCCGCGGTCGGCGCGGTCGCCGGGGCCGGGCTGGTCCGGTTCTGGAAGTCGTACCGGTCGGGCGCGGGCAAGGGGTGGCTGCTGCTGCCGCTGGGCGTGGTGCTCACCGTGGCGTGGGCGGCGGTGCTGGTGTTCCGCAACGCCGACTGGAACGGCTGGGCCGGGTACCTGGCCATCGGGCTGGGCGTGCTCGCGGTGCTCGCGCTGCTGCTCGGCCGCGGCAAGGGCGCCGTGGGCACGGTGGCGCTGACGTTGTCGCTGGCCGCGGTCCTGGCGGTGCCGAGCGTGTGGTCGGCGGCGACGGCGTTCGCGTCCGACGGTGGCGGCGGCATGGGCGGGGCGAACCCGACGGCCGGTCCGTCCACCGGCATGGGCGGTCCGGGCGGCGGCGGTCCCGGTGGTGGTCCTGGTGGCATGCCGGGGCGCGACGGGCAGGACTCCCGGGGTCAGGACGGGTCGGACCAGAACGCCCAGGGCTCGCAGGACCGGGGTTCGCGGCCCGGCGGCGGGCGGTCCGGCGGCGGCCCCGGCGGCATGAGCGACGAGTCCCTCACCGACGAGCAGCAGTCGCTGCTGGCGTACGTGACCGCGCAGGCCGGTGACCGGGAGATCCCGCTCGCCGTCGAGGGCGGGGCGCACGGCGCGAGCTCCTACATCATCAACAGCGATGTCCGGGTGATCGGCATGGGCGGGTTCACCGGCAGCGACGACGCCCCGTCGGTGGTGCAGCTGACCTCCTGGCAGGAGGCCGGGCAGCTCGGTTTCGTGCAGCTCGGCGGCATGGGCGGCCCCGGCGGCGGTGGTCCCGGTGGCGGCGGTCCGGGCGGTACGTCCGGGCAGCGGTCCCAGGACGGCCAGAACCAGGACGATCAGGCCCAGGACGCCCAGGACGGCCGCTCGCAGGGCGGCGGGATGCCCGGCGGCCAGGGCGGTGCCGCCACCGAGCGCCAGGAGTGGGTGGAGCAGAACTGCACCCTGGTGGACGCCGCCACCTACGGGGGCACCGGCTCCGAGCAAGACGGCCAGTCCTCCGGCGGTCTCTACGACTGCCGGGGCTGA
- the kdpF gene encoding K(+)-transporting ATPase subunit F, whose protein sequence is MIALLANAAGGLLALLLIAFLFVALIRPEKF, encoded by the coding sequence GTGATCGCCCTGCTCGCCAACGCCGCGGGCGGGCTGCTCGCGCTGCTGCTCATCGCCTTCCTGTTCGTCGCCCTGATCAGGCCGGAGAAGTTCTGA